In one Trichosurus vulpecula isolate mTriVul1 chromosome 8, mTriVul1.pri, whole genome shotgun sequence genomic region, the following are encoded:
- the LOC118828975 gene encoding olfactory receptor 4F15-like, which translates to MNEVNHSMVYEFVFLGISSSWAMQLFLLVFSFVFYVAIVLGNFLIMFTVIFDPHLHSPMYLLLSNLSLIDLCFSSVSVPKMIYDLFYEHKAISFLGCLMQIFFIHMFGGTEMVLLISMAFDRYVAICKPLHYLTIMNPTMCILLIVGSWVIGLIHTLTQLAFVVNLPFCGPNEIDSFYCDLPRLIRLACADTYKLQFIVTANSGLISMVTLFLLFISYVYILVTVQKHSSNSLSKALSTLSAHITVVVLFFGPCMFVYLWPFPTMPVDKFLLILDFVITPVLNPFIYTFRNKEMKVAMRRLISQLGSSSKIL; encoded by the coding sequence ATGAATGAAGTGAATCATTCAATGGTATATGAATTTGTGTTCCTGGGGATCTCCAGTTCATGGGCCATGCAACTTTTCTTACTAGTATTCTCCTTCGTGTTTTATGTGGCCATTGTGCTGGGAAACTTCCTCATTATGTTCACAGTAATCTTTGACCCTCACTTACATTCTCCCATGTATCTTCTTTTGTCTAACCTCTCTCTCATAGACCTgtgcttttcttctgtttctgttccTAAGATGATTTATGACCTTTTTTATGAACACAAAGCCATATCATTCCTGGGTTGCCTTATGCAGATATTCTTCATTCATATGTTTGGAGGGACTGAGATGGTGCTGCTAATTTCCATGGCCTTTGACAGATATGTTGCCATATGTAAGCCTCTTCACTATCTGACCATTATGAATCCAACAATGTGTATTTTGCTCATAGTGGGGTCTTGGGTCATTGGCCTCATACACACACTGACCCAGTTGGCTTTTGTGGTAAACTTGCCTTTCTGTGGCCCTAATGAAATTGACAGTTTTTATTGTGATCTTCCTCGCCTCATCAGATTGGCCTGTGCAGATACCTACAAGTTGCAGTTCATAGTCACTGCTAACAGTGGTTTAATTTCCATGGTCACCTTATTCCTGTTGTTCATCTCCTACGTATATATCTTGGTCACTGTTCAGAAACACTCTTCAAATAGTTTGTCCAAGGCTCTCTCTACTTTGTCAGCTCACATCACTGTGGTGGTCTTGTTTTTTGGTCCATGTATGTTTGTCTATTTGTGGCCATTCCCCACAATGCCAGTGGATAAATTTCTTCTTATTCTTGATTTTGTTATCACCCCTGTCCTAAATCCTTTTATATATACATTCaggaacaaagaaatgaaagttgCCATGAGGAGGCTGATCAGCCAACTAGGAAGTTCCAGCAAAATTTTGTAA